One region of Brachyhypopomus gauderio isolate BG-103 chromosome 9, BGAUD_0.2, whole genome shotgun sequence genomic DNA includes:
- the cpsf2 gene encoding cleavage and polyadenylation specificity factor subunit 2, protein MTSIIKLTAVSGVQEESALCYLLQVDEFRFLLDCGWDESFSMDIIDAMKRHVHQVDAVLLSHPDPLHLGALPYAVGKLGLNCTIYATIPVYKMGQMFMYDLYQSRHNTEDFTLFTLDDVDSAFDKIQQLKYSQIVNLKGKGHGLSITPLPAGHMIGGTIWKIVKDGEEEIIYAVDFNHKREIHLNGCSLESISRPSLLITDSFNATYVQPRRKQRDEQLLTNIMETLRGDGNVLIAVDTAGRVLELAQLLDQIWRTKDAGLGVYSLALLNNVSYNVVEFSKSQVEWMSDKLMRCFEDKRNNPFQFRHLSLCHSLSDLARVPSPKVALCSQPDLESGFSRELFIQWCQDSKNSVILTYRTTPGTLARYLIDNPGEKMIDLEIRKRTKLEGRELEDYLEKEKMKKEAAKKLEQAKEVDVDSSDESDLEDDIEQPAVVKTKHHDLMMKGEGGRKGSFFKQAKKSYPMFPAPEERVKWDEYGEIIRPEEFLVPELQATEEEKSKLELGLANGDEPMDQDLSDVPTKCTCTTETLEIRARVTYIDYEGRSDGDSIKKIINQMKPRQLVIVHGPPEASQDLGESCKAFSGKDIKVYTPKLQETVDATSETHIYQVRLKDSLVSSLQFCKARDTELAWIDGVLDMRVVKVDMGVLPEEGDARDEAEDGELAMDTTPDLAAEPSAVATQRAMKTLFGEDEREISEESDVIPTLEPLPTTETPGHQAVFINEPRLSDFKQVLLREGIQAEFVGGVLVCNNLVAVRRTEAGRIGLEGCQCEDYYRIRDLLYQQYAVV, encoded by the exons ATGACCTCCATCATTAAACTCACCGCCGTGTCCGGCGTGCAGGAAGAGTCTGCACTGTGCTACCTGTTACAGGTAGACGAGTTCCGATTCCTTCTGGATTGTGGCTGGGATGAGAGTTTCTCAATGGATATAATAGATGCTATGAAGAG GCATGTCCACCAGGTCGATGCTGTGCTTCTTTCCCACCCAGATCCACTTCATCTGGGTGCTTTGCCTTATGCTGTTGGTAAACTGGGCCTCAACTGTACTATATACGCCACTATACCGGTGTATAAAATGGGCCAGATGTTCATGTATGACCTCTATCAG TCTCGGCACAACACAGAAGACTTTACCCTGTTCACTTTAGATGATGTTGACTCCGCTTTTGACAAGATCCAGCAGTTGAAATACTCACAAATTGTGAATCTGAAAG GTAAAGGTCATGGCTTGTCCATCACTCCACTGCCTGCTGGTCACATGATTGGCGGGACCATTTGGAAAATAGTGAaggatggagaggaggagatcatttaTGCCGTGGACTTCAACCACAAGAGGGAGAT ACACCTGAATGGCTGCTCGCTCGAGTCAATCAGCCGTCCCTCCCTCCTCATCACGGACTCCTTCAACGCCACGTACGTTCAGCCTCGCAGGAAACAGCGAGACGAGCAGCTCCTCA CGAACATCATGGAGACGCTACGCGGAGACGGTAACGTGCTGATCGCCGTGGACACGGCGGGGCGTGTCCTGGAGCTGGCCCAGCTGCTAGACCAGATCTGGAGGACGAAGGACGCGGGCCTGGGCGTGTACTCCCTCGCCCTGCTCAACAACGTCAGCTACAACGTGGTGGAGTTCTCCAAATCACAG GTGGAGTGGATGAGTGACAAGCTGATGCGATGCTTCGAGGACAAGAGGAACAACCCCTTCCAGTTCCGCCACCTGTCCCTCTGCCACAGCCTGTCGGACCTGGCGCGGGTGCCCAGCCCCAAGGTGGCGCTGTGCAGCCAGCCTGACCTGGAGTCAGGCTTCTCCCGAGAGCTCTTCATCCAGTGGTGCCAGGACTCGAAGAACTCGGTCATCCTCACGTACCGCACCACCCCGGGAACGCTGGCTCGCTACCTCATAGACAACCCCGGAGAGAAGATGATCGATCTGGAG ATCAGGAAGAGGACCAAGCTGGAGGGCAGGGAGCTGGAGGATTACCTGGAGAAGGAGAAAATGAAGAAAGAGGCTGCTAAAAAACTCGAACAAGCAAAAGA GGTGGACGTGGACTCGAGTGACGAGAGCGACCTGGAGGACGACATAGAGCAGCCGGCCGTGGTGAAGACCAAACACCACGACCTGATGATGAAGGGCGAGGGGGGGCGTAAGGGCAGCTTCTTCAAACAGGCCAAGAAGTCCTACCCCATGTTCCCTGCCCCCGAGGAGCGCGTCAAGTGGGATGAGTACGGGGAGATCATCAG GCCGGAGGAGTTCCTGGTCCCAGAGCTGCAGGCcacggaggaggagaagagcaaGCTGGAGTTGGGTCTTGCTAACGGGGACGAGCCCATGGACCAGGACCTGTCCGACGTGCCCACTAAGTGCACGTGCACCACGGAGACTCTCGAGATCAG GGCGCGAGTCACGTACATAGACTACGAGGGCCGCTCGGACGGGGACTCCATCAAGAAGATCATAAACCAGATGAAGCCCCGGCAGCTGGTGATCGTGCACGGCCCTCCCGAGGCCAGCCAGGACCTGGGCGAGTCCTGCAAGGCCTTCAGCGGGAAGGATATCAAGGTGTACACACCCAAGCTGCAGGAGACCGTGGACGCCACCAGCGAGACGCACATCTACCAG GTGAGACTGAAGGACTCGCTGGTCAGCTCGCTGCAGTTCTGCAAGGCCAGAGACACGGAGCTGGCCTGGATCGACGGCGTCCTGGACATGCGCGTGGTCAAGGTGGACATGGGCGTGCTGCCCGAGGAAGGGGACGCCCGGGACGAGGCGGAGGACGGCGAGCTCGCCATGGACACGACCCCCGACCTGGCGGCCGAGCCCAGCGCTGTGGCCACGCAGCGGGCCATGAAGACGCTGTTCGGGGAGGACGAGAGGGAGATCTCGGAGGAGAGTGATGTCATCCCTACGCTGGAACCTCTGCCAACTAcagag ACGCCGGGCCACCAGGCGGTCTTCATCAACGAGCCCCGCCTGTCCGACTTCAAACAGGTCCTGCTGAGGGAGGGCATCCAGGCTGAGTTTGTGGGCGGAGTCCTCGTCTGTAACAACCTGGTAGCTGTGCGCAGG acgGAGGCTGGCCGAATAGGGCTGGAGGGTTGCCAGTGTGAGGATTACTACAGGATCCGGGACCTGCTGTATCAGCAGTACGCTGTGGTGTAG
- the riox1 gene encoding ribosomal oxygenase 1 isoform X2, with the protein MSAFAYYQSVKEKAAIMQVSSPAVKGKRKRKAPLAKAGKKIKRKHSVHRETKEEENHKRPVTEEQSPTGGTECEGSETLHTLLTDLATVSNSRDRASRLFQWIICPVPAKVFLRDNWEKKPLLIRRENPDYYKGLFSTAEFDRILRNDDVQYGVNLDVTSYTNGKRETHNPPGRALPYSVWDFYESGCSLRMLNPQAFSSTVWNVLSILQERFGSMAGANVYLTPSGTQGFAPHYDDIEAFIVQLEGKKHWRVYNPLSEDEVLPHVSSPNFSQAEIGKPIMDVVLEAGDLLYLPRGVIHQGNCLPDAHSLHITISTYQRNSWADLLLKVMPAAVEMAMEEDVEFRRGLPLDYLTFMGVQNSDKEDPRRDRFLSHIQGLMKKLVSYAPVDAAVDQKAVEFLHDCLPPVLTSEEKASSVWGAPVRWDDGEAVDMAIHVKNQTKIRLLRAGVARLCSNGEAVCLYYTTENSRVYHKEEPKCMEIKAEHTDAVEFLIHAYPNFIPVSSLPCETAEDKVSLAELLFDKGLIHTLEPLTSK; encoded by the exons ATGTCTGCGTTCGCCTACTACCAGTCAGTCAAGGAAAAAGCAGCGATCATGCAG GTATCTTCTCCGGCAGTCaaggggaagaggaagagaaaagcCCCATTGGCGAAAGCTGGGAAAAAAATCAAGAGAAAACATTCTGTCCACAGAGAAACGAAAGAGGAGGAGAATCATAAAAGACCCGTCACT GAAGAGCAATCCCCGACAGGCGGGACAGAGTGTGAGGGTAGCGAgaccctccacacactcctcactgaCCTGGCTACGGTCAGCAACAGCAGAGACAGGGCCAGCAGGCTGTTTCAGTGGATCATCTGTCCCGTTCCTGCCAAAGTCTTCTTGAG AGACAATTGGGAGAAGAAGCCCCTCTTGATCAGACGAGAGAATCCGGATTATTACAAGGGACTTTTCTCGACAGCCGAGTTTGACCGCATTTTGAGAAAC GATGATGTCCAGTATGGTGTGAATCTTGATGTTACGAGCTACACAAATGGCAAGAGAGAGACGCACAACCCCCCAGGCAGGGCTCTGCCTTATTCGGTGTGGGATTTCTATGAG AGTGGCTGCTCTCTGAGAATGCTCAACCCTCAGGCTTTCTCCTCCACCGTCTGGAACGTTCTGTCCATTCTGCAGGAGAGATTCGGCAGCATGGCAGGTGCCAACGT GTACCTGACCCCATCAGGAACACAGGGGTTTGCCCCTCACTATGATGATATAGAAGCTTTTATTGTGCAGTTGGAAGGGAAGAAACACTGGCGAGTGTATAACCCACT GTCAGAAGATGAAGTCTTGCCTCATGTGTCAAGTC CTAATTTCAGTCAGGCAGAGATAGGGAAGCCCATAATGGACGTGGTCCTGGAGGCCGGTGACCTGCTCTACCTTCCCCGTGGGGTCATTCACCAGGGAAACTGTCTCCCTGACGCCCACTCCCTACACATCACCATCTCCACCTATCAGAGGAACAGCTGGGCAGACCTGCTCCTCAAG GTGATGCCAGCAGCTGTGGAGATGGCCATGGAGGAGGACGTGGAGTTCAGGAGAGGGCTGCCCCTCGATTACCTCACCTTCATGGGTGTGCAGAACTCCGACAAG gaggacCCACGCAGGGACAGATTTTTGTCGCACATACAGGGTCTGATGAAGAAGCTTGTGTCCTATGCCCCAGTAGACGCTGCTGTGGACCAGAAGGCAGTAGAGTTCCTGCATGACTGCCTGCCACCTGTGCTGACCTCAG aggagAAGGCCAGCAGCGTGTGGGGGGCCCCCGTGAGGTGGGATGATGGGGAGGCCGTGGATATGGCCATACACGTGAAGAACCAGACCAAAATCCGCCTGCTCCGTGCAGGAGTGGCTAG GTTGTGCAGTAATGGCGAGGCTGTCTGCCTTTACTACACCACTGAGAACTCCAGGGTTTACCACAAAGAGGAGCCAAAGTGCATGGAGATCAAAGCAGAG CACACGGATGCGGTGGAGTTTCTGATTCATGCATACCCAAATTTCATCCCAGTTTCCAGTTTACCCTGTGAAACAGCCGAGGACAAG GTGTCATTGGCAGAGCTGCTGTTTGACAAGGGACTAATCCACACGTTGGAACCTTTGACATCAAAGTGA
- the riox1 gene encoding ribosomal oxygenase 1 isoform X1 — translation MSAFAYYQSVKEKAAIMQQVSSPAVKGKRKRKAPLAKAGKKIKRKHSVHRETKEEENHKRPVTEEQSPTGGTECEGSETLHTLLTDLATVSNSRDRASRLFQWIICPVPAKVFLRDNWEKKPLLIRRENPDYYKGLFSTAEFDRILRNDDVQYGVNLDVTSYTNGKRETHNPPGRALPYSVWDFYESGCSLRMLNPQAFSSTVWNVLSILQERFGSMAGANVYLTPSGTQGFAPHYDDIEAFIVQLEGKKHWRVYNPLSEDEVLPHVSSPNFSQAEIGKPIMDVVLEAGDLLYLPRGVIHQGNCLPDAHSLHITISTYQRNSWADLLLKVMPAAVEMAMEEDVEFRRGLPLDYLTFMGVQNSDKEDPRRDRFLSHIQGLMKKLVSYAPVDAAVDQKAVEFLHDCLPPVLTSEEKASSVWGAPVRWDDGEAVDMAIHVKNQTKIRLLRAGVARLCSNGEAVCLYYTTENSRVYHKEEPKCMEIKAEHTDAVEFLIHAYPNFIPVSSLPCETAEDKVSLAELLFDKGLIHTLEPLTSK, via the exons ATGTCTGCGTTCGCCTACTACCAGTCAGTCAAGGAAAAAGCAGCGATCATGCAG CAGGTATCTTCTCCGGCAGTCaaggggaagaggaagagaaaagcCCCATTGGCGAAAGCTGGGAAAAAAATCAAGAGAAAACATTCTGTCCACAGAGAAACGAAAGAGGAGGAGAATCATAAAAGACCCGTCACT GAAGAGCAATCCCCGACAGGCGGGACAGAGTGTGAGGGTAGCGAgaccctccacacactcctcactgaCCTGGCTACGGTCAGCAACAGCAGAGACAGGGCCAGCAGGCTGTTTCAGTGGATCATCTGTCCCGTTCCTGCCAAAGTCTTCTTGAG AGACAATTGGGAGAAGAAGCCCCTCTTGATCAGACGAGAGAATCCGGATTATTACAAGGGACTTTTCTCGACAGCCGAGTTTGACCGCATTTTGAGAAAC GATGATGTCCAGTATGGTGTGAATCTTGATGTTACGAGCTACACAAATGGCAAGAGAGAGACGCACAACCCCCCAGGCAGGGCTCTGCCTTATTCGGTGTGGGATTTCTATGAG AGTGGCTGCTCTCTGAGAATGCTCAACCCTCAGGCTTTCTCCTCCACCGTCTGGAACGTTCTGTCCATTCTGCAGGAGAGATTCGGCAGCATGGCAGGTGCCAACGT GTACCTGACCCCATCAGGAACACAGGGGTTTGCCCCTCACTATGATGATATAGAAGCTTTTATTGTGCAGTTGGAAGGGAAGAAACACTGGCGAGTGTATAACCCACT GTCAGAAGATGAAGTCTTGCCTCATGTGTCAAGTC CTAATTTCAGTCAGGCAGAGATAGGGAAGCCCATAATGGACGTGGTCCTGGAGGCCGGTGACCTGCTCTACCTTCCCCGTGGGGTCATTCACCAGGGAAACTGTCTCCCTGACGCCCACTCCCTACACATCACCATCTCCACCTATCAGAGGAACAGCTGGGCAGACCTGCTCCTCAAG GTGATGCCAGCAGCTGTGGAGATGGCCATGGAGGAGGACGTGGAGTTCAGGAGAGGGCTGCCCCTCGATTACCTCACCTTCATGGGTGTGCAGAACTCCGACAAG gaggacCCACGCAGGGACAGATTTTTGTCGCACATACAGGGTCTGATGAAGAAGCTTGTGTCCTATGCCCCAGTAGACGCTGCTGTGGACCAGAAGGCAGTAGAGTTCCTGCATGACTGCCTGCCACCTGTGCTGACCTCAG aggagAAGGCCAGCAGCGTGTGGGGGGCCCCCGTGAGGTGGGATGATGGGGAGGCCGTGGATATGGCCATACACGTGAAGAACCAGACCAAAATCCGCCTGCTCCGTGCAGGAGTGGCTAG GTTGTGCAGTAATGGCGAGGCTGTCTGCCTTTACTACACCACTGAGAACTCCAGGGTTTACCACAAAGAGGAGCCAAAGTGCATGGAGATCAAAGCAGAG CACACGGATGCGGTGGAGTTTCTGATTCATGCATACCCAAATTTCATCCCAGTTTCCAGTTTACCCTGTGAAACAGCCGAGGACAAG GTGTCATTGGCAGAGCTGCTGTTTGACAAGGGACTAATCCACACGTTGGAACCTTTGACATCAAAGTGA
- the ndufb1 gene encoding NADH dehydrogenase [ubiquinone] 1 beta subcomplex subunit 1 yields MVNFVSLVREHWVNVLVPLGFVVGVYLDRLNDQKLTAFRNKSALYKRELKPGEEFTWK; encoded by the exons ATGGTGAACTTCGTGTCCTTGGTGCGCGAGCACTGGGTAAATGTACTGGTACCATTAGGCTTTGTGGTCGGGGTCTACCTGGACAGGTTGAACGACCAGAAACTGACAGCGTTCAGAAACAAGAGTGCATTGTACAAGAG GGAGCTGAAGCCCGGTGAGGAGTTCACGTGGAAGTGA